A window of the Desulfopila inferna genome harbors these coding sequences:
- a CDS encoding helix-turn-helix domain-containing protein, giving the protein MQTIIDQLKSYRMAMGLKQEEMGKKLGLPQSHLSKIERGVTDPRLTTVLEMARVLDQELVLVPRQLLPQLHALLYGQEEDERRWRLDEEDTS; this is encoded by the coding sequence ATGCAAACGATAATCGATCAACTAAAATCATACCGTATGGCGATGGGGCTCAAGCAGGAAGAGATGGGAAAAAAGCTCGGCCTTCCGCAAAGTCATTTGTCTAAGATTGAGAGAGGGGTGACGGATCCACGATTAACCACTGTGCTTGAAATGGCTCGGGTGTTGGATCAGGAACTGGTTCTTGTTCCCAGGCAGCTTTTGCCTCAACTTCATGCTTTGCTGTACGGGCAGGAAGAGGATGAGAGGCGGTGGCGGTTAGACGAAGAGGATACCTCATGA